One stretch of Pseudoxanthomonas sp. Root65 DNA includes these proteins:
- a CDS encoding DUF58 domain-containing protein: MAHDLIPADVRSRLKELRLTARRAIGAQGIGVHHSRSRGAGLEFAQYRAYEPGDELRQIDWKLYARSDRFFVREAERESPLTVWIVLDATASMTQRDGERGTRFDAARRLAACIAELALRQGDRFGLLVLHGDGVRLVSPGNGARQRDQLLLALHGLSAGGTFPAADNLAPVWERIGAGDLVMALSDGFDEAMIALIERLAAARREVLAIQLLTADERDFPFTGGHRFRDPETAEELLGDAAALRADYLQRFAEAQRLLDARLDASGIRHARYYTDQPLDLPLRRLFGARDAAEYA; this comes from the coding sequence ATGGCGCACGACCTGATCCCCGCCGACGTCCGCAGCCGGTTGAAGGAGCTGCGGCTGACCGCGCGCCGCGCGATCGGCGCGCAGGGGATCGGCGTGCACCACAGCCGCAGCCGCGGTGCCGGGCTGGAGTTCGCGCAGTACCGCGCCTACGAACCGGGCGACGAGCTGCGCCAGATCGACTGGAAGCTGTACGCACGCTCGGACCGCTTCTTCGTGCGTGAGGCCGAACGCGAGAGTCCGCTGACGGTGTGGATTGTGCTGGACGCGACCGCCTCGATGACGCAACGCGATGGCGAACGCGGCACCCGCTTCGATGCCGCGCGGCGACTGGCCGCCTGCATCGCCGAGCTGGCGCTGCGCCAGGGCGACCGCTTCGGCCTGCTCGTGTTGCACGGCGATGGCGTGCGCCTGGTGTCCCCGGGCAATGGCGCGCGCCAGCGCGACCAGCTGCTGCTGGCGCTGCACGGGCTGAGCGCGGGCGGGACGTTTCCCGCGGCCGACAACCTCGCGCCGGTGTGGGAACGGATCGGTGCCGGCGATCTGGTGATGGCGCTGAGCGATGGGTTCGACGAGGCGATGATCGCGCTGATCGAACGCCTGGCCGCCGCCCGCCGCGAGGTGCTGGCGATCCAGCTGCTGACGGCGGACGAGCGCGACTTCCCGTTCACCGGCGGCCATCGCTTCCGCGATCCGGAGACCGCCGAGGAACTGCTGGGCGATGCCGCCGCGCTGCGCGCCGACTATCTGCAGCGTTTCGCCGAGGCGCAGCGCCTGCTCGATGCGCGACTGGATGCCAGCGGCATCCGCCATGCGCGCTACTACACCGATCAGCCGCTGGACCTGCCGCTGCGGCGGCTGTTCGGCGCGCGCGACGCGGCGGAGTACGCATGA
- a CDS encoding MoxR family ATPase produces MTAALTESDLQQQLAKLGELRAAIGQAIVGQQDVVEQLLIGLLAGGHCLLEGVPGLGKTLLVRSLGQALHLQFRRVQFTPDLMPSDILGTELLEEDHGTGHRHFRFQPGPIFTHLLLADELNRTPPKTQAALLEAMQERTVSYAGTTHELPSPFFVLATQNPLEQAGTYPLPEAQLDRFLLHIRVEYPSEQEEHDILAQTTGRAGGDVPRVMEGEAVLALQKHVRDVHVSDDLLRWITRLVRASRPGDGVPDEVRKYVRWGAGPRAGQSLVLAAKARALLHGRLAATREDIIALAQPVMRHRLLLSFAAEAEQVSADDVIAALLRGVPLAA; encoded by the coding sequence ATGACCGCCGCCCTCACCGAATCCGACCTCCAGCAGCAACTCGCGAAACTCGGCGAACTCCGCGCCGCCATCGGCCAGGCCATCGTCGGGCAGCAGGATGTCGTCGAGCAACTGCTGATCGGCCTGCTCGCCGGCGGCCACTGCCTGCTCGAAGGCGTGCCCGGGCTCGGCAAGACGCTGCTGGTGCGCTCGCTGGGCCAGGCGCTGCACCTGCAGTTCCGCCGCGTGCAGTTCACGCCCGACCTGATGCCCAGCGACATCCTGGGCACCGAACTGCTGGAGGAGGACCATGGCACCGGCCACCGCCACTTCCGCTTCCAGCCCGGGCCGATCTTCACCCACCTGCTGCTCGCCGACGAACTGAACCGCACGCCGCCGAAGACGCAGGCCGCGCTGCTGGAAGCGATGCAGGAGCGCACCGTCAGCTATGCCGGCACCACGCATGAACTGCCCTCGCCGTTCTTCGTGCTGGCCACGCAGAATCCGCTGGAACAGGCCGGCACCTACCCGTTGCCGGAAGCGCAGCTGGACCGCTTCCTGCTGCACATCCGCGTGGAGTACCCGAGCGAGCAGGAAGAACACGACATCCTGGCGCAGACCACCGGCCGTGCCGGCGGCGACGTGCCGCGGGTGATGGAGGGCGAGGCCGTGCTCGCGCTGCAGAAGCATGTCCGCGACGTGCACGTCAGCGACGACCTGTTGCGCTGGATCACCCGGCTGGTGCGCGCCAGCCGGCCCGGCGACGGCGTGCCCGACGAGGTCCGCAAGTACGTGCGCTGGGGCGCAGGTCCGCGCGCCGGCCAGTCGCTGGTGCTCGCCGCCAAGGCGCGCGCGCTGCTGCACGGCCGCCTGGCCGCCACGCGCGAGGACATCATCGCCCTGGCGCAGCCGGTGATGCGGCACCGCCTGCTGCTGTCGTTCGCGGCCGAAGCCGAACAGGTCAGTGCCGACGATGTGATCGCCGCGCTGCTGCGCGGCGTGCCGCTCGCCGCCTGA
- a CDS encoding DUF4159 domain-containing protein, whose translation MAGGLAGALLAGASRSARAAGNYDFRFTRLKYDSGDWDVDARMPSNLITSLIDYTSLRVDPKEHVLALADPRMLAAPFCYLAGHKLVDFNPAEKRNFERYVRNGGFVFVDDCNHDIDGLFAKSFEAQMAAIFGAKTMKKLPNTHAIYSSFFTFDGPPATSFELNGWGDDLVHEYLQGIEINGRLGVLYSNKDYGCEWDYDWRNKRFLAEDNTKFGVNLVIYALTT comes from the coding sequence ATGGCCGGCGGCCTCGCCGGCGCGCTGCTGGCCGGCGCATCGCGCAGCGCACGTGCGGCGGGCAACTACGACTTCCGCTTCACCCGCCTGAAGTACGACTCCGGCGACTGGGACGTGGACGCGCGCATGCCGTCCAACCTCATCACCTCGCTGATCGACTACACCAGCCTGCGCGTGGACCCGAAGGAACACGTGCTGGCGCTGGCCGACCCGCGCATGCTAGCCGCGCCGTTCTGCTACCTGGCGGGGCACAAGCTGGTGGATTTCAACCCGGCGGAGAAGCGCAACTTCGAGCGCTACGTGCGCAACGGCGGCTTCGTCTTCGTCGACGACTGCAACCACGACATCGACGGCCTGTTCGCCAAGTCGTTCGAGGCGCAGATGGCCGCGATCTTCGGCGCAAAGACAATGAAGAAGCTGCCCAACACGCACGCGATCTACTCCTCGTTCTTCACGTTCGACGGTCCGCCCGCCACCAGCTTCGAGCTCAACGGCTGGGGCGACGACCTGGTGCACGAGTACCTGCAGGGCATCGAGATCAACGGCCGCCTCGGTGTGCTCTACAGCAACAAGGACTACGGCTGCGAGTGGGACTACGACTGGCGCAACAAGCGCTTCCTGGCCGAGGACAACACGAAGTTCGGTGTCAACCTCGTGATCTATGCGTTGACGACATGA
- a CDS encoding TldD/PmbA family protein encodes MSILTEAQAKAILDKVLALSKADECTASLTGSVDGNIRFALNNVSTSGIVSNTDLAVQVAFGKRTGVATINEFDDAALERVVRRAEDLARLAPENPEFMPAVEKQTYKPSPTFSESTAAITPEFRAQVAADSIAPCKAEKLIAAGFLEDGQSFVAFANSKGNFGYQKATAFNYTCTVRTEDGRGSGWVGRNLKDANAFKADSDIRTAMRKASESAEAKALEPGKYTVILEPAAAAGLISFMMNFFDARQADEGRSFLSKKGGGNKLGEQVYDPRVNISADPWHPGAEVMPWDNEGLPREKMAIVENGKVVNLEYSRFWAQKQGKRAVGSPGNLLVAGGTKSTAELVAGTQKGILVTRTWYIRMVDPQTVLLTGLTRDGTFYIENGQIKYPVKNFRFNESPVIMLNNIEELGRPVRVAGDESSFVMMIPPMKLRDFTFTSLSDAV; translated from the coding sequence ATGAGCATCCTCACCGAAGCGCAGGCCAAGGCCATCCTCGACAAGGTCCTGGCGCTGTCCAAGGCCGACGAGTGCACCGCGTCCCTCACCGGCTCCGTCGACGGCAACATCCGTTTCGCGCTGAACAACGTCTCCACCAGCGGCATCGTCAGCAACACCGACCTGGCCGTGCAGGTGGCCTTCGGCAAGCGCACCGGCGTGGCGACCATCAACGAGTTCGACGACGCCGCGCTGGAGCGCGTGGTCCGCCGCGCCGAAGACCTCGCCCGCCTGGCGCCGGAAAACCCCGAGTTCATGCCGGCCGTCGAGAAGCAGACCTACAAGCCCTCGCCCACCTTCAGCGAATCGACCGCCGCCATCACGCCGGAATTCCGTGCGCAGGTCGCGGCCGATTCCATCGCGCCCTGCAAGGCCGAGAAGCTGATCGCCGCCGGCTTCCTGGAAGACGGCCAGAGCTTCGTCGCCTTCGCCAACAGCAAGGGCAACTTCGGCTACCAGAAGGCCACCGCGTTCAACTACACCTGCACCGTGCGCACCGAAGACGGCCGCGGTTCCGGCTGGGTCGGCCGCAACCTGAAGGATGCCAACGCGTTCAAGGCCGACAGCGATATCCGCACCGCGATGCGCAAGGCCAGCGAATCGGCCGAAGCCAAGGCGCTGGAGCCGGGCAAGTACACGGTCATCCTGGAACCGGCCGCAGCCGCGGGCCTGATCTCGTTCATGATGAACTTCTTCGACGCGCGCCAGGCCGACGAAGGCCGCAGCTTCCTGTCCAAGAAGGGCGGCGGCAACAAGCTGGGCGAGCAGGTCTACGATCCGCGCGTCAACATCAGCGCCGACCCGTGGCACCCCGGCGCGGAAGTGATGCCGTGGGACAACGAAGGCCTGCCGCGCGAGAAGATGGCCATCGTCGAGAACGGCAAGGTGGTCAACCTGGAGTACTCGCGCTTCTGGGCGCAGAAGCAGGGCAAGCGCGCGGTCGGTTCGCCGGGCAACCTGCTGGTCGCCGGCGGCACCAAGTCCACCGCCGAGCTGGTCGCCGGCACGCAGAAGGGCATCCTGGTCACCCGCACCTGGTACATCCGCATGGTCGATCCGCAGACCGTGCTGCTGACCGGCCTGACCCGCGACGGCACGTTCTACATCGAGAACGGCCAGATCAAGTACCCGGTGAAGAACTTCCGCTTCAACGAGTCGCCGGTGATCATGCTCAACAACATCGAGGAACTGGGCCGGCCGGTGCGCGTGGCCGGCGACGAGTCCAGCTTCGTGATGATGATCCCGCCGATGAAACTGCGCGATTTCACCTTCACCTCGCTGTCGGACGCGGTGTAA
- a CDS encoding TldD/PmbA family protein → MQRRDFLALTGLTVGGLMVPSYFGKAIAAEQLQSTLDVALKKRLADAALAAAKQAGATYCDVRIGRYLRQFVITREDKVQNVVNTESAGAGIRVIANGAWGFAATNTLTAEGVASAARQAAAIAKANSKTQTAPVQLAKAPGFGEVAWKTPIKKNAMEVPIKDKVDLLLGVNAAAINAGADFVNSMMFLVNEQKYFASTDGSYIDQDVHRLWVPMTVTAIDKATGKFRTRDGLSSPVGMGYEYLDGDASQKYTTPNGVINYGLSYDMKEDAIASAKQARAKLTAPSVKPGKYDLVLDPSHTWLTIHENVGHPLELDRVLGYEANYAGTSFATLDKRNEAFQYGSGIVNLFADKVQPGSLGAVGYDDEGVKTKRWDLVKEGKLVDYQTIRDQAHILGKDASDGCCYADSWSSVQFQRMANVSLAPGKDKLSVADMIKDVENGIYIIGDGSFSIDQQRYNAQFGGQLFYEIKNGKITQQLEDVAYQIRTPEFWNACTAICDESDYRLGGSFFDGKGQPGQVSAVSHGSSTARFNGMNVINTARSLG, encoded by the coding sequence TTGCAACGTCGTGACTTCCTGGCCCTGACCGGCCTGACCGTGGGCGGCCTGATGGTGCCGTCCTACTTCGGCAAGGCGATCGCCGCCGAGCAACTCCAGTCCACCCTCGATGTCGCGCTGAAGAAGCGCCTGGCCGACGCCGCGCTGGCCGCGGCCAAGCAGGCCGGGGCGACCTACTGCGACGTGCGCATCGGCCGCTACCTGCGCCAGTTCGTGATCACCCGCGAGGACAAGGTGCAGAACGTGGTGAACACCGAGTCCGCCGGCGCCGGCATCCGCGTGATCGCCAACGGCGCCTGGGGCTTCGCCGCCACCAACACGCTGACCGCCGAAGGCGTGGCCAGTGCCGCGCGCCAGGCCGCCGCCATCGCCAAGGCCAACAGCAAGACCCAGACCGCGCCGGTGCAGCTGGCCAAGGCGCCGGGCTTCGGCGAGGTGGCGTGGAAGACGCCGATCAAGAAGAACGCGATGGAGGTGCCGATCAAGGACAAGGTCGACCTGCTGCTGGGCGTCAACGCCGCCGCGATCAACGCCGGGGCCGACTTCGTCAACTCGATGATGTTCCTGGTGAACGAGCAGAAGTACTTTGCCAGCACCGACGGCTCCTACATCGACCAGGACGTGCACCGCCTCTGGGTGCCGATGACGGTCACCGCGATCGACAAGGCGACGGGCAAGTTCCGCACCCGCGACGGCCTGTCCTCGCCGGTCGGCATGGGTTACGAGTATCTCGATGGCGATGCCTCGCAGAAGTACACCACGCCGAATGGGGTCATCAATTACGGCCTGTCCTACGACATGAAGGAGGACGCCATCGCGTCCGCCAAGCAGGCGCGCGCCAAGCTGACCGCGCCGTCGGTCAAGCCGGGCAAGTACGACCTGGTCCTGGATCCGTCGCACACCTGGCTGACCATCCACGAAAACGTCGGCCATCCGCTGGAGCTGGACCGCGTGCTCGGCTACGAGGCCAACTACGCCGGCACCAGCTTCGCCACGCTGGACAAGCGCAACGAGGCATTCCAGTACGGCAGCGGCATCGTCAACCTGTTTGCCGACAAGGTGCAGCCGGGCAGCCTGGGCGCGGTGGGCTACGACGACGAAGGTGTCAAGACCAAGCGCTGGGACCTGGTGAAGGAAGGCAAGCTGGTCGACTACCAGACCATCCGCGACCAGGCCCACATCCTGGGCAAGGACGCCTCCGACGGCTGCTGCTACGCCGATTCGTGGAGCAGCGTGCAATTCCAGCGCATGGCCAACGTGTCGCTGGCGCCCGGCAAGGACAAGCTGTCGGTGGCCGACATGATCAAGGACGTCGAGAACGGCATCTACATCATCGGCGACGGTTCGTTCTCGATCGACCAGCAGCGCTACAACGCCCAGTTCGGCGGCCAGCTGTTCTACGAGATCAAGAACGGCAAGATCACCCAGCAGCTCGAGGACGTGGCCTACCAGATCCGCACGCCGGAATTCTGGAACGCCTGCACCGCGATCTGCGACGAGAGCGACTACCGCCTGGGCGGCTCGTTCTTCGACGGCAAGGGCCAGCCCGGCCAGGTGTCCGCGGTCTCGCACGGGTCGTCCACCGCGCGCTTCAACGGCATGAACGTCATCAACACCGCCCGCTCGCTCGGCTGA
- a CDS encoding TldD/PmbA family protein, translated as MQRRDFLAFGGLTIAGLALPGTRVIAAEALLEPGDAAKKKRLADAALAAATAAGATYADVRIGRYLRQSLITREDKVQNVVNTESSGVGVRVIAQGAWGFAATHEQTPDGVAAAARQAVAIARANARIQGKPVQLAPLKGVGEVAWRTPIVKNAMAVPVEEKVDLLLGANATALSAGASFAASRMFVINEQKYFASTDGSYIDQDVHRIWVPFTVTVVDKATGKFKTRDGLSAPMGMGYEYLDANPADKIALPGGVVAYGASYDLREDIVAAARQARAKLTAPSVKPGKCDLVLDPSNLFLTIHENVGHPLELDRVLGYEANYAGTSFATLDKREQRFQWGSPIVTFTADKIEPRSLGAVGYDDEGVKTRRWDLVKDGVLVNYQATRDEVHLLGEDASHGCSYADSWSSVQFQRMANVSLAPGKTPLTVAEMVKDVENGLYIHGRGSYSIDQQRYNAQFGGQLYFEIRNGAVTRQVEDAAYQIRTPEFWNACTAICDARDFRLGGSFFDGKGQPSQVSAVSHGSATTRFNGINIINTARSLG; from the coding sequence ATGCAGCGACGCGACTTCCTTGCCTTCGGCGGCCTGACTATCGCCGGGCTGGCCCTGCCCGGCACGCGCGTGATCGCCGCCGAGGCCCTGCTGGAACCGGGTGACGCGGCAAAGAAGAAGCGTCTGGCCGACGCCGCGCTCGCCGCCGCAACGGCCGCGGGCGCGACCTACGCCGACGTGCGCATCGGCCGCTACCTGCGGCAGTCGCTGATCACGCGCGAGGACAAGGTGCAGAACGTGGTGAACACCGAATCCTCCGGCGTCGGCGTGCGCGTGATCGCACAGGGCGCGTGGGGCTTCGCGGCGACCCACGAGCAGACGCCCGACGGCGTGGCCGCGGCGGCACGCCAGGCCGTGGCCATCGCCCGCGCCAATGCGCGCATCCAGGGCAAGCCGGTACAGCTGGCGCCCTTGAAGGGCGTGGGCGAGGTAGCGTGGCGCACCCCGATCGTGAAGAACGCGATGGCGGTGCCGGTGGAGGAGAAGGTGGACTTGCTGCTGGGCGCCAACGCCACCGCGTTGTCGGCCGGCGCCAGCTTCGCCGCCTCGCGCATGTTCGTCATCAACGAGCAGAAGTATTTCGCCAGCACCGACGGCTCCTACATCGACCAGGACGTGCACCGCATCTGGGTGCCCTTCACGGTGACGGTGGTGGACAAGGCGACCGGCAAGTTCAAGACCCGCGATGGCCTGTCCGCGCCGATGGGCATGGGCTACGAGTACCTGGACGCGAATCCCGCCGACAAGATCGCGCTGCCCGGCGGCGTGGTCGCGTACGGCGCGTCGTACGACCTGCGCGAGGACATCGTGGCGGCGGCCAGGCAGGCGCGCGCCAAGCTGACCGCGCCGTCGGTCAAACCCGGCAAGTGCGACCTGGTGCTGGACCCGTCCAACCTGTTCCTGACCATCCACGAGAACGTCGGCCATCCGCTGGAGCTGGACCGCGTGCTCGGCTACGAGGCCAACTACGCCGGCACCAGCTTCGCCACGCTGGACAAGCGCGAGCAGCGCTTCCAGTGGGGCAGCCCGATCGTCACCTTCACCGCCGACAAGATCGAGCCGCGCAGTCTCGGTGCCGTCGGCTACGACGACGAAGGCGTGAAGACCCGCCGCTGGGACCTGGTGAAGGACGGCGTGCTGGTCAACTACCAGGCCACGCGCGACGAGGTGCATCTCCTCGGAGAAGACGCCTCGCACGGCTGCAGCTACGCCGATTCGTGGAGCAGCGTGCAGTTCCAGCGCATGGCCAACGTGTCGCTGGCGCCGGGTAAGACGCCGCTGACCGTGGCGGAAATGGTGAAGGACGTGGAGAACGGCCTCTACATCCACGGTCGCGGTTCGTATTCCATCGACCAGCAGCGCTACAACGCCCAGTTCGGCGGCCAGCTGTACTTCGAGATCAGGAACGGCGCAGTGACCCGCCAGGTCGAGGACGCCGCCTACCAGATCCGCACGCCGGAGTTCTGGAACGCCTGCACCGCCATCTGCGATGCGCGCGACTTCCGCCTGGGCGGCTCGTTCTTCGACGGCAAGGGCCAGCCCAGCCAGGTCTCGGCAGTCTCGCACGGGTCGGCGACCACGCGCTTCAACGGCATCAACATCATCAATACGGCGCGATCGCTGGGGTGA
- a CDS encoding NYN domain-containing protein: protein MKSRPLGRPENDEEQPRLAVLIDADNAQPAVIEGLLAEVAKYGVASVKRIYGDFTSTRMTQWKQALLKHSINPVQQFAYTSGKNATDSSLIIDAMDLMYTRRFDGVCLVSSDSDFTRLAQRLREEGLTVYGFGERKTPDAFVQACDKFIYVEVLRSEVPASSAPPPPQKPAKKTARPAAKKPAAQAEPTAAPVVEQGKHESLPLRLIRQAIEEASDDQGWAFLGSVGSYLSKVRPDFDTRLYGHKKLSDLMKAHPRHFTVEERAGEGGAKRFYVRAA from the coding sequence ATGAAATCGCGCCCGCTCGGACGGCCTGAGAACGACGAAGAGCAGCCACGGCTGGCGGTGCTGATCGATGCCGACAACGCCCAGCCGGCCGTCATCGAAGGCCTGCTGGCGGAGGTGGCCAAGTACGGCGTGGCCAGCGTCAAGCGTATCTACGGCGACTTCACCAGCACCCGCATGACGCAGTGGAAGCAGGCGCTGCTGAAGCATTCGATCAACCCGGTGCAGCAGTTCGCCTACACCAGCGGCAAGAACGCCACCGACAGTTCGCTGATCATCGATGCGATGGACCTGATGTACACGCGCCGCTTCGATGGCGTCTGCCTGGTCTCCAGCGACAGCGATTTCACCCGCCTGGCCCAGCGCCTGCGCGAGGAGGGGCTGACCGTCTACGGCTTCGGCGAGCGCAAGACGCCGGATGCCTTCGTGCAGGCCTGCGACAAGTTCATCTATGTGGAAGTGCTGCGCAGCGAAGTGCCGGCATCGTCTGCGCCGCCCCCGCCGCAGAAACCGGCGAAGAAGACGGCCAGGCCCGCAGCGAAGAAGCCGGCCGCACAGGCCGAGCCGACCGCCGCGCCGGTGGTGGAGCAGGGCAAGCACGAATCGCTGCCGCTGCGGCTGATCCGTCAGGCCATCGAGGAGGCCAGCGATGACCAGGGCTGGGCCTTCCTGGGCAGCGTCGGCAGCTATCTCAGCAAGGTGCGTCCCGATTTCGACACCCGGCTGTACGGCCACAAGAAGCTCAGCGACCTGATGAAGGCGCATCCGCGCCACTTCACCGTCGAGGAGCGGGCGGGCGAGGGCGGCGCGAAGCGCTTCTATGTACGGGCCGCGTAG
- a CDS encoding DUF938 domain-containing protein — translation MSKPFAPSCERNQGPILEVLQRHVGDSRRVLEVGSGTGQHAVHFAVAMPWLIWQCSDRADNLPGIALWLDEAALGNTPAALELDVDGRWPAATFDTVFTANSLHIMGWPQVEAFFAGVGKVLQEDGPLIVYGPFNYGGDFTSDSNRAFEQWLKDRDPASGIRDVEAVDALAREIGLVLVEDNAMPANNRCLVWRRRKFL, via the coding sequence ATGAGCAAGCCGTTCGCGCCGTCCTGCGAGCGCAACCAGGGACCGATCCTGGAGGTGTTGCAACGCCACGTCGGCGACAGCCGGCGCGTGCTCGAAGTCGGCAGCGGCACCGGCCAGCATGCGGTGCACTTCGCCGTGGCGATGCCGTGGCTGATCTGGCAGTGCAGCGACCGGGCGGACAACCTGCCCGGCATCGCGCTGTGGCTCGACGAAGCCGCGTTGGGGAATACGCCGGCCGCCCTGGAACTGGATGTCGACGGCCGCTGGCCCGCCGCGACCTTCGATACCGTCTTCACCGCCAACAGCCTGCACATCATGGGCTGGCCGCAGGTCGAGGCGTTCTTCGCCGGCGTCGGCAAGGTGCTCCAGGAAGACGGCCCGCTGATCGTCTACGGCCCCTTCAACTACGGCGGCGACTTCACCAGCGACAGCAACCGCGCCTTCGAGCAGTGGCTGAAAGACCGCGATCCTGCGTCGGGCATCCGCGACGTCGAGGCCGTCGATGCGCTGGCGCGCGAGATCGGCCTGGTGCTCGTCGAGGACAACGCCATGCCGGCCAACAACCGCTGTCTGGTCTGGCGCCGGCGGAAATTCCTGTAG